In Terriglobales bacterium, one DNA window encodes the following:
- a CDS encoding vitamin B12-dependent ribonucleotide reductase — protein sequence MADVAKIPGIQMNPETKSQSAPPAPSRMKPAAPGLSFRRLFTKPGVSPYDEVEWERRLAQITDAEGNVIFEQKEVEVPKDWSMTATNIVASKYLHGRLGTAERESGARQLIARVAETIRDWGVAGGYFHSAEDAATFHDELVFLLVHQYAAFNSPVWFNVGCDRIEPQADAQNWHWNFESGRVEFGVTGYKRPQCSACFINSVHDSLDSILTLAKTEGMLFKWGSGTGTNLSPLRSSTEGLSGGGTASGPLSFMKGFDAFAGVIKSGGKTRRAAKMVILNIDHPDIVDFIECKAKEEAKAWTLVQQGYDGSGPDSEAYSSIFFQNANNSVRVTDEFMYAVERDADFSTRAIKDGRIIKTYKARDLMRKIAEATWQCGDPGMQFDSTINRWHTSKNSSRINASNPCSEYMFIDDSACNLASLNLMKFAPNGSFDVEAYRHAVDVVITAQEILVDNAGYPTQSINQNSHDYRPLGLGYANLGALLMAAGLPYDSAAGRDYAACVTAIMCGQAYLQSSRVAELCPPLAPCTDTVETRLGVTAAEQMPGSACPGFYINREPFLDVVRMHRASVNNIQRANVPAALYDGSRACWDEALAHGEKHGYRNSQVTVLAPTGTIGFMMDCDTTGVEPDLALVKYKKLVGGGMIKIVNQTVPAALFKLGYDHDQVNAIVSYIDATGTIEGAPHIKDEDLPVFDCSFKPAKGTRSIAAMGHVRMMAAVQPFISGAISKTVNLPEAATVEEIMEAYQQSWKLGLKAVAIYRDGCKKAQPLSAAGTATALSTKGGAAVAPEVQDDTNAPPRAVRHKLPDERFSITHKFNVGGHEGYLTVGCYPDGSPGEIFITMAKEGSTVSGLMDSFACAASIALQHGVPLKLLCEKFAHTRFEPSGWSSNPDIGYAKSIMDYIFRWLSLRFLTGQQQMLFEGLRPKTALPAPAEENGSAAPSAPSPTTDDRRPTTSKYHASDALKDLVDMGDAPSCHVCGAIMTRNGSCYRCMSCGSTSGCS from the coding sequence ATGGCCGACGTTGCGAAGATCCCCGGTATCCAGATGAATCCCGAGACCAAGAGCCAGAGCGCGCCTCCCGCGCCCTCCAGAATGAAGCCGGCCGCCCCCGGCTTGAGCTTCCGCCGCCTCTTCACCAAGCCCGGCGTCTCCCCTTATGACGAGGTGGAGTGGGAGCGGCGCCTCGCCCAGATCACCGACGCCGAGGGCAACGTCATCTTCGAGCAGAAGGAGGTGGAGGTCCCCAAGGACTGGTCCATGACCGCCACCAACATCGTGGCCTCCAAGTACCTGCACGGGCGGCTGGGGACGGCGGAGCGGGAGAGCGGGGCGCGCCAGCTCATCGCGCGCGTCGCCGAGACCATCCGCGACTGGGGCGTGGCCGGAGGCTACTTCCACTCGGCCGAGGACGCAGCCACCTTCCACGACGAACTGGTCTTTCTGCTGGTGCACCAGTACGCCGCCTTCAATTCGCCGGTGTGGTTCAACGTGGGCTGCGACCGCATCGAGCCCCAGGCCGACGCCCAGAACTGGCACTGGAACTTCGAGTCGGGGCGGGTGGAGTTCGGGGTCACCGGCTACAAGCGCCCGCAGTGCTCCGCCTGCTTCATCAACTCGGTGCACGATTCGCTGGACTCCATCCTCACCCTGGCCAAGACCGAGGGCATGCTCTTCAAGTGGGGCTCGGGGACGGGGACGAACCTGTCGCCGCTGCGGTCGTCGACCGAAGGCCTGTCGGGCGGCGGCACCGCGAGCGGCCCGCTCAGCTTCATGAAGGGCTTCGACGCCTTCGCCGGCGTGATCAAGAGCGGCGGCAAGACCCGCCGCGCCGCCAAGATGGTGATCCTCAACATCGACCACCCCGACATCGTGGACTTCATCGAGTGCAAGGCCAAGGAGGAAGCCAAGGCTTGGACGCTGGTGCAGCAGGGCTACGACGGGAGCGGCCCGGATTCCGAGGCCTACAGCTCCATCTTCTTCCAGAACGCCAACAACTCGGTGCGCGTGACCGACGAGTTCATGTACGCGGTGGAGCGCGACGCCGATTTCTCCACCCGCGCCATCAAGGACGGCCGCATCATCAAGACCTACAAGGCCCGCGACCTCATGCGCAAGATCGCCGAAGCCACCTGGCAGTGCGGCGATCCCGGCATGCAGTTCGACTCCACCATCAACCGCTGGCACACCTCCAAGAATTCTTCCCGGATCAATGCCAGCAATCCCTGCAGTGAATACATGTTCATAGATGATTCGGCGTGCAACCTGGCGTCGCTGAACCTAATGAAGTTCGCGCCCAACGGCAGCTTCGATGTCGAGGCCTACCGGCACGCGGTGGACGTAGTCATCACGGCGCAGGAGATTCTGGTCGACAACGCCGGCTATCCCACCCAGTCCATCAACCAGAACTCGCACGACTACCGGCCACTGGGCCTGGGCTACGCCAACCTGGGCGCGCTGCTGATGGCCGCCGGCCTGCCCTACGACTCCGCCGCCGGCCGCGACTACGCCGCCTGCGTGACCGCCATCATGTGCGGCCAGGCGTATCTGCAGTCCTCGCGCGTGGCCGAACTCTGCCCGCCGCTCGCGCCCTGCACCGACACGGTCGAGACCCGCCTGGGCGTCACCGCGGCCGAGCAGATGCCGGGCTCCGCCTGCCCCGGCTTCTACATCAACCGCGAGCCTTTCCTGGACGTGGTGCGCATGCACCGCGCCTCGGTCAACAACATCCAGCGCGCCAACGTGCCGGCCGCGCTCTACGACGGCTCCCGCGCCTGCTGGGACGAGGCCCTGGCCCACGGCGAGAAGCACGGCTACCGCAACTCCCAGGTCACCGTGCTGGCTCCCACCGGCACCATCGGCTTCATGATGGACTGCGACACCACCGGGGTCGAGCCCGACCTGGCCCTGGTGAAGTACAAGAAGCTGGTGGGCGGCGGTATGATCAAGATCGTGAACCAGACCGTGCCCGCGGCCCTGTTCAAGCTGGGCTACGACCACGACCAGGTCAACGCCATCGTCAGCTACATCGACGCCACCGGCACCATCGAGGGCGCTCCTCACATCAAGGACGAAGACCTGCCCGTCTTCGATTGCTCCTTCAAGCCGGCCAAGGGCACGCGCTCCATCGCCGCCATGGGCCACGTGCGCATGATGGCGGCGGTCCAGCCCTTCATCTCCGGCGCCATCTCCAAGACCGTGAACCTGCCCGAGGCCGCCACCGTCGAGGAGATCATGGAAGCCTACCAGCAGTCCTGGAAGCTGGGACTGAAGGCGGTGGCCATCTACCGCGACGGCTGCAAGAAGGCGCAGCCACTCTCCGCCGCCGGCACCGCCACCGCGCTCTCCACCAAGGGCGGCGCGGCCGTCGCTCCCGAAGTGCAGGACGACACCAACGCTCCGCCGCGCGCCGTCCGCCACAAGCTGCCCGACGAGCGCTTCTCCATCACCCACAAGTTCAACGTGGGCGGACACGAGGGCTACCTCACCGTGGGCTGCTATCCCGACGGAAGCCCGGGCGAGATCTTCATCACCATGGCCAAGGAAGGCTCGACGGTCAGCGGGCTGATGGACAGCTTCGCCTGCGCGGCCTCGATCGCGCTGCAGCACGGCGTGCCGCTGAAGCTGCTGTGCGAGAAGTTCGCGCACACCCGTTTCGAGCCCTCGGGCTGGAGCTCCAACCCCGACATCGGCTACGCCAAGTCCATCATGGACTACATCTTCCGCTGGCTCTCGCTGCGCTTCTTGACCGGCCAGCAGCAGATGCTCTTCGA
- a CDS encoding serine protease: protein MLKNGLIVTNNHVVEGCTVERLQGVTSGGEAVVFRKMATDPDVDLAALRPTEALKGGLELADAKDPDLGMAVSTWGYPLIYNGPAPLLSVGYVAGFSEDVSNGKRVKHLVINGAFNPGNSGGPLFKANDNKVIGVVVAKFHLYPPIVRNAIEALARNKTGVVYTATDPQGNQKSFAESEIVAMVLDQYYTFTQVMIGEAISVSEVRAFLKAHEMELR, encoded by the coding sequence GTGCTCAAGAACGGCTTGATTGTCACTAACAACCACGTCGTGGAAGGCTGCACCGTGGAACGACTTCAAGGCGTCACTTCGGGAGGGGAAGCGGTTGTGTTTCGGAAGATGGCGACTGATCCAGATGTAGACCTGGCCGCGTTGCGCCCGACCGAAGCATTGAAGGGCGGACTGGAACTCGCAGACGCTAAAGACCCCGACTTGGGCATGGCCGTCTCAACCTGGGGTTATCCGCTCATTTACAACGGACCGGCGCCTCTGCTCAGTGTAGGGTATGTGGCCGGCTTCAGCGAGGACGTCTCCAACGGCAAACGTGTCAAGCACCTGGTCATTAATGGCGCCTTCAATCCGGGCAATTCTGGAGGCCCATTGTTCAAAGCGAATGATAATAAGGTCATAGGAGTTGTGGTAGCCAAGTTTCACCTGTACCCGCCAATCGTACGGAATGCTATCGAGGCACTGGCCCGCAACAAAACGGGTGTCGTCTATACGGCGACTGACCCTCAGGGAAACCAGAAAAGCTTTGCGGAATCTGAGATTGTGGCTATGGTGCTTGATCAGTATTACACCTTCACTCAGGTCATGATTGGCGAAGCGATATCGGTCTCGGAGGTCCGCGCATTCCTCAAGGCGCACGAAATGGAGTTGCGTTAG
- a CDS encoding EthD family reductase translates to MIRLTVMYPATPGSSFDWSHYLGPHLALARQLLSPFGLLRIEIDRGVAGFPPGTPLHFHAIGHLFFSSAGELERAMAATAPQLLADQRKYFSGESVVQVNEVVGTQAPAERRGGASD, encoded by the coding sequence ATGATCCGTCTCACCGTGATGTACCCGGCGACGCCCGGCTCCAGCTTTGACTGGAGTCACTACCTCGGACCCCACCTCGCGCTGGCGCGCCAGTTGCTATCCCCCTTTGGTCTGCTGCGCATCGAGATCGATCGCGGGGTGGCCGGGTTTCCGCCGGGGACGCCTCTCCATTTCCATGCTATCGGCCACCTGTTCTTTTCCTCCGCCGGCGAACTGGAGCGCGCCATGGCCGCGACCGCTCCTCAACTCCTCGCCGACCAGCGCAAGTACTTCAGCGGAGAGAGCGTCGTCCAGGTCAACGAAGTGGTTGGGACCCAGGCGCCGGCTGAGAGACGCGGAGGCGCGAGCGACTAG
- a CDS encoding prepilin-type N-terminal cleavage/methylation domain-containing protein, translating to MKKQKGFSLIELLIVVAIILIIAAIAIPNLLRSRIAANEASAVGSIRTINTAEVTYSSTYGTGFAPLTNLGGPDPCPNPPTPASACLVDETLSITRRKSGYRFRTATPGALGTTAAPNVLYSVTANPLTVGQTGVRFFFSDESGVIRFNATAAATSVDAPLQ from the coding sequence GTGAAGAAACAGAAGGGCTTCTCCCTGATCGAGCTGCTGATCGTGGTGGCCATCATCCTGATCATCGCCGCCATCGCCATTCCCAACCTGCTGCGCTCGCGCATCGCCGCCAACGAAGCCTCGGCGGTGGGCTCCATCCGCACCATCAACACCGCCGAAGTCACCTACTCCTCCACCTACGGCACCGGCTTCGCTCCGCTCACCAATCTGGGCGGTCCCGACCCCTGCCCCAACCCGCCCACGCCCGCCAGCGCCTGCCTGGTCGACGAGACCCTCTCCATCACCCGGCGCAAGAGCGGCTACCGCTTCCGTACCGCCACGCCGGGCGCCCTGGGCACCACCGCCGCTCCTAACGTCCTCTACAGCGTGACCGCCAACCCGCTCACCGTCGGTCAGACCGGGGTGCGGTTCTTCTTCTCCGACGAGTCGGGGGTGATCCGCTTCAACGCCACCGCCGCCGCCACCTCCGTGGACGCGCCGCTGCAGTAG